DNA from Ziziphus jujuba cultivar Dongzao chromosome 2, ASM3175591v1:
GATTTTGAAGttaactaaaaatatatttttaatagttttactattaaaacaagcctttaaatgcTTGTCATATAATTTGTTGAGCAAAATATGGTGTACAAATTTAATGATCCTAACATTACTTTAAAGTATTgattatacaatattttttttaaagtaaaattggaaaaattacaataatacctcaattgTTTTGCTGGTTCTGTAGAAATTTATGTTTtcaagaatattttaaaaaacatggccacattttattattattttttgtttcaatgtCACCCTTTGTATAAATGCCAGTTGTGGTTTACAAGTGAAAAATTCAGGAAATACTTGAGAAAAAAATGGTAAACTAGTAGCCAAAATGGAATGTAAAGGGGTGTTTCTAAAAGTTTAGAAAAAATCAATAGTTTCTACAAAATTGTTGTAAACAGTGCAATATTTTTGTAGTTTTCCAATCAAAATAAAAGGTTTCTTCTACTTTTAAAACTAGAGtgcataaaatatttcaaatatttccttTCAGTACAAAGGAATAGTTATTCAAAGTTCAAGACTAGTTCTTGTGccaattttacatataaaaaaaaaaaggaggaaaaagataataataataaaagaagaagaaagattccaaaaagactgtttcacacataaatatataattcaatgaaaaaaaaaaaaataataaaagtataaaaaaaaaaaaaccaaaaatttgcAAAAGTCCAAGTAAGCGTTTTCTAAAAATACCCcccattttttaaaacaatttcatttcCTATGCTTCGGTAGTTCTCGTTTCTTTTCGACTTCCTAAGCCCGACTTTTTGATTTGAAAGACGcccttttttcactttttcaacTCCGTTCTTCTGTGGCTCCCTCTCGCTTTGCTGATCTCACTCCGATCGGCGATTTTCCAGGCGACAAATCGTCTAACGCATTGGTTGGCGGAGCCCTTGACTCTCTCGCTTACTGATCTCACTCCCATTGGCATTTTAATCTCCGCCACCCAAAGgtaattcttttcattttttggggGTAGATTCACAACATTCATTTTGCTCTGTTTGGAAATTTTGCGCATTCATAAATTTGGCTTTGTATCTGTCTGTTGGGGGTCCAAAGAGACCTGgtatggactttttttttttttttttctttttctcttcttctttccaATCTTCGTGGTATGTAACTTTCTTCAATGACTGCTCAAATCTTAGATGGGTTTTTGTGGGTTTcttgaaatttttagtttttgagggatttttatttttattttttcataatttgtgtGGGCTTAAGTGTTTGGTTGGCGGGAAATCTTGGAAAAGAAATGAGTAATTCtgtggtttctttttttctccctcAGTGACGGTTTTCAATCTTCTAAAAAAGctgctcttttatttatttactttttttcagGTTTGTGAGATTGTTGGCAGGTTGCAGAAGATGGGTTCTCTTTGAAAGGTGAACATTATCAACTGTCATTGGTAGTTATGGTAGCAGAGTTTTGAATGCTTCTGAAATTTTGAGTTTTGCTACCTACCCATTGGTATTTCAATTAAAGTGTTTTatggaaaatggaaaattcTATATACTATCAGTATATTGTTTAACAATTTCTATTGTACTTCGAGTTTTACGGAAGTATTTGAATGGCTAAACATCTGAAGTTCCAAATTTAGAGTTCAtcctttttcaaattcacatttcAGATCCTTGAGGATGCAAAAATTGTATCCACCTGCAATTTGCACTAGTTCAGTGACTAGCCTTCGCTCATCCCATGATAAATGTAGCTTTTACGAATCCTTTATTTACTATTGAGAATCCAATGATTATAATATGCACTTGATTGTTTCTTTTGGTTGCTTGGACATTCGTGAAATCTATGATTAACATAATAAAGATGAAAACGATACACATAGTTTTACCATCACCTGCATTTAACACCTGTTTTTGTGTCAAAAGAAACGCTTGTTTCTTGTGTCTTTCACGAATCAAAGTGTTGATGAGTGCTTTTGTGAACTCCCTTATGAaagcttttgtttctttttttgttttttgttttttgttttattttttctccaaaGCTTTTAAAGCATTTGATGTTTTTTTTAGTAGTGTATCTTGTATGAGCCTATGTGTGTAAGAACAAGCCTCAAGATCTTCAAAGATCCGACCATAGTTGTTGAGACACTCAccacttgatatatatatttttaccatataCATATGAAATGGTGATTCAGTGCTAAGAGTCTACCAAATAAACAGCGTACTTTCTAATATTCTTGCTCCTAGCATTTGAATACCATTTTGAATAAGGAGATTAACTGTAAAAGTAGAAGAATTTacttcagtttttattttaaatctcaCCTGGTTGGGGTACTTCGTAGTAGTGGATCCTTCAACTTGATTTTCCCACTTGTTACTAACCATTAAGGACCTATGTTTCCCATATCTTGTAGCCTCCATAAGAATGACATTCATTAGATAATAAAACAGAAGAATTAGCTTCAGGGTTTTATTTGGAGGTTACCTGGTGGGGCCCCTTCAAAGTCGAGGGTCCTTCGACTTGATTTTCTCAGTTGTCGCTGCTACTAAGGATATACAATTTTAGCTTTTTGGgatattatttctttctatttaaAGAGCTTGCAAATTCATTTGTTATTACCACTTTCTAGGATGGAATTTATTTAATGTTCTTTCTTTTTACTCTTTCTTCAGGTCCCATTAACATTTCTAAGCTTTAGGTTTGTGATACTTGTGAAGTTGCTGTGTCTcttataaaatcattttcttagTAAAAGTGAGCTAAAGGTCAGCTCATCTAAGCAGTGGTTGACAATTTGTTAAGCTGAAGACATTGTCAAATCTGGCACATTGAGTAGCTGGCTGACCTATAGATGATTGACCATGTAAATACTAACAAATGACATTGAAGGTCAAGTATGCAGATAATGAAATTTCCAAGGCGTTACTTGATTGTCATTTTGACCTTCATCAGCACATCCGTTTGCTACGTAGAACGTGTGGGCTTCTCGATTGCATACACAGTTGCTGCAGATGCTGCAGGAGTTAACCAATCCAGCAAAGGCACAATACTTTCTACTTTCTATTATGGATATGCCTGTTCACAGGTTCCTGGAGGATGGGCAGCTCAGAAAATTGGGGGAAGGAAAGTGCTTCTCCTATCATTTGTCTTATGGTCAATGACTTGTGCATTAGTTCCACTTGACCCCAATAGGGTCTTAATCTTGGTGGTTGCTCGCTTGCTTGTTGGTGTCGCACAAGGGTTCATCTTCCCCTCTATCCATACGGTTCTAGCACAGTGGGTTCCACCCCATGAAAGATCCAGATCTGTTTCTCTTACAACTTCTGGTATGTATTTAGGTGCTGCTATGGGAATGCTTTTCCTTCCAAGCCTGGTAAAATATAAAGGACCTCAGTCTGTTTTTATTGCTGAGGCAGCATTAGGTGCCATGTGGTGTATACTTTGGTTCAAGTATGCCAGTGATCCGCCTCGCTCTGAACACCCCAAAGCTACAGCTGCTGGTTTTGGGGAATCTTTGTTGCCAATCAAAGGAAGCCAGAAAATGAAAGTTGAGAATGGTGGAAGTTCTGTCAGAAGTGCTGCCAAAATACCATGGAAGAGAATTTTAATTAGTTTCCCAGTCTGGGCAATTGTGGTAAATAATTTCACCTTCCATTATGCATTATACGTTTTAATGAACTGGCTTCCAACATACTTTGAACTAGGCCTCCAGCTTAGCCTTCAGGAGATGGGTTCTTCTAAGATGATGCCTTATCTCAACATGTTTATATTCTCAAATATTGGCGGGGTGGCTGCCGACTACTTAGTAACCAACAGAATCTTGTCTATAACTAGAACGAGGAAATTCTTGAACACTGTAGgctttatggttgcatctcttGCACTTATGGCAATTCCCATCTTTAGAACTTCTGGTGGAGCTGTCCTATGTTCTTCTGTGGCTCTTGGGTTCTTGGCACTTGGGAGAGCTGGTTTCGCAGTGAATCACATGGATATTGCTCCACGGTACGCAGGGATTGTTATGGGAGTTTCAAATACTGCAGGAACATTGGCCGGGATTATTGGAGTTGATTTGACTGGCAAGCTTCTGGAAGC
Protein-coding regions in this window:
- the LOC107415713 gene encoding probable anion transporter 5 — encoded protein: MQIMKFPRRYLIVILTFISTSVCYVERVGFSIAYTVAADAAGVNQSSKGTILSTFYYGYACSQVPGGWAAQKIGGRKVLLLSFVLWSMTCALVPLDPNRVLILVVARLLVGVAQGFIFPSIHTVLAQWVPPHERSRSVSLTTSGMYLGAAMGMLFLPSLVKYKGPQSVFIAEAALGAMWCILWFKYASDPPRSEHPKATAAGFGESLLPIKGSQKMKVENGGSSVRSAAKIPWKRILISFPVWAIVVNNFTFHYALYVLMNWLPTYFELGLQLSLQEMGSSKMMPYLNMFIFSNIGGVAADYLVTNRILSITRTRKFLNTVGFMVASLALMAIPIFRTSGGAVLCSSVALGFLALGRAGFAVNHMDIAPRYAGIVMGVSNTAGTLAGIIGVDLTGKLLEAARSVDSDLSSPESWKAVFFIPGLLCIFSSFVFLLFSTGERIFD